In Fusarium oxysporum f. sp. lycopersici 4287 chromosome 4, whole genome shotgun sequence, a genomic segment contains:
- a CDS encoding enoyl-CoA hydratase gives MSFDLDRLWKWYDNEPSLRCAIITGTGRAFCAGADLKEWNVKNSEGNVKDVEKWAENGFGGLSNRHGKKPIIAAVNGLCLGGGMEMILNLDMVIASDTAKFGLPEVKRGVVAIAGALPRLIRTVGRQRASEVALLGRMYSAQQFFDWGIVNKVVKLEDVVQEALKWAVEMSDNSPDSIIVSREGLLGGWEAEGPRDSTNRIDGGIYKSMEGGDNMKEGVLSFVEKRNAVWKNSKL, from the coding sequence ATGAGCTTCGATCTCGACCGTCTCTGGAAATGGTACGACAACGAGCCCTCACTGCGCTGCGCCATCATAACAGGCACCGGACGCGCATTCTGCGCTGGCGCAGATCTCAAAGAATGGAACGTCAAAAACTCAGAAGGAAACGTCAAAGACGTTGAGAAGTGGGCAGAGAACGGCTTTGGAGGCTTGAGTAATCGCCATGGAAAGAAGCCCATCATCGCAGCTGTTAACGGTCTCTGTCTCGGCGGTGGAATGGAAATGATACTTAACCTCGACATGGTCATCGCCAGCGACACCGCCAAGTTCGGCCTTCCAGAGGTGAAGCGCGGCGTCGTCGCCATCGCGGGTGCACTACCGCGTCTCATCCGAACGGTAGGACGACAACGGGCATCAGAAGTAGCGCTTTTAGGACGCATGTACAGCGCACAGCAGTTCTTTGACTGGGGTATTGTGAACAAGGTTGTCAAGCTGGAGGATGTTGTTCAAGAGGCGCTGAAGTGGGCCGTTGAGATGTCTGACAATTCGCCCGACTCGATTATTGTGTCGCGCGAGGGTCTTTTGGGAGGGTGGGAAGCTGAGGGGCCTAGGGATAGCACGAACAGGATTGACGGGGGGATTTATAAGAGCATGGAAGGTGGTGATAATATGAAGGAGGGTGTCTTGAGTTTTGTCGAGAAGAGGAATGCTGTTTGGAAGAATAGTAAGCTGTAG